The Armigeres subalbatus isolate Guangzhou_Male unplaced genomic scaffold, GZ_Asu_2 Contig606, whole genome shotgun sequence genome window below encodes:
- the LOC134204467 gene encoding uncharacterized protein LOC134204467, with protein MSRQTEPGVLHRRPAAAVVTSHPVKAEENNTSGVEDDLVEEDQPEHETNTDPDNIYKSINLDQEININTVLSQTQNGNGLIELLLEGKNPTDKMITQITHILCDCLLTLYGERPSTFHKDVIARSLVKTYPILASSASDVPHALWFHINGRGEGRHAGKIHYRMEYFAKKSNKRVFHRRQQAIDDAVKSEQPEMTEGVEEDMEGIITELKFIVPSDQSKTHILNLWSKTIKIRNEHRNEGTFLTFLNDFPVASGFGGLLIAQDYKILYLKAAEFEEFWNAMQPKILNRYPDVYRFIKNDFLRALAIVRQKNPTRGTKQTREEQQDLHLRKMNPLHGIIQWINPDKSMPILTIPQIIVVGEEFEQGVCYVVWNNVIFETETNVVQAFTILCKLFAVGNVTCAPSDKLFYGFFSAACLRVEKMSTTANKFLDFL; from the exons AAAGGCTGAGGAGAACAACACTTCCGGTGTTGAGGACGACTTAGTCGAAGAGGATCAGCCTGAACACGAAACCAATACTGACCCGGACAATATATATAAATCAATTAACCTTGACCAA GAAATCAACATAAACACTGTACTCTCTCAAACCCAGAATGGAAATGGTTTGATCGAACTGCTATTGGAAGGAAAAAACCCGACCGACAAAATGATCACACAGATTACGCACATTCTGTGTGATTGTTTATTGACACTGTACGGAGA GAGACCATCAACATTCCATAAAGATGTTATTGCACGATCCCTCGTGAAAACGTATCCCATCCTGGCTTCTTCTGCATCCGATGTTCCACAC GCTTTGTGGTTCCATATCAATGGTCGCGGTGAAGGCCGACATGCTGGAAAGATCCATTATCGGATGGAATATTTcgcaaaaaaatccaacaaaaggGTTTTTCATCGGCGACAGCAAGCGATAGATGATGCAGTAAAATCTGAGCAACCGGAGATGACGGAGGGTGTTGAAGAAGACATGGAAGGCATA ATCACCGAATTAAAGTTTATCGTGCCGTCGGATCAATCCAAGACCCACATTCTGAACCTTTGGAGCAAAACCATAAAGATTCGGAATGAACATAGAAACGAAGGGACCTTCTTGAcgtttttgaacgattttccgGTGGCCTCGGGTTTCGGCGGCTTGCtg ATTGCTCAGGATTATAAAATACTTTATCTTAAGGCAgctgagtttgaagaatttTGGAATGCTATGCAACCCAAAATTTTGAATCGCTACCCTGATGTATACCGCTTCATCAAGAATGATTTTCTGAGAGCCCTCGCAATCGTGCGACAAAAAAATCCAACACGTGGCACGAAACAGACAAGGGAAGAACAACAGGACCTTCACCTGCGAAAGATGAACCCGCTTCACGGTATAATACAATGGATCAAT CCTGATAAGAGTATGCCGATTTTGACCATTCCCCAAATAATTGTTGTTGGAGAGGAGTTTGAGCAAGGTGTTTGCTACGTTGTTTGGAATAATGTTATATTTGAGACAGAGACGAATGTTGTCCAGGCTTTCACTATTTTGTGTAAGCTGTTTGCAGTGGGCAATGTAACATGTGCGCCATCCGACAAgcttttttatggatttttctcGGCGGCTTGCCTTCGAGTTGAGAAAATGAGTACAACCGCCAACAAGTTTTTGGATTTCCTAtag